Proteins from one Triticum aestivum cultivar Chinese Spring chromosome 7A, IWGSC CS RefSeq v2.1, whole genome shotgun sequence genomic window:
- the LOC123154919 gene encoding hydrophobic protein RCI2A, translating to MSSGGCSTCLEIIFAAVLPPLGVFFRYGWCSSEFFISLPLTILGYVPGIIYSVYVILKTPPELPSIDGERPYYILA from the exons ATGAGCTCCGGCGGCTGCTCGACGTGCCTGGAGATCATCTTCGCCGCCGTGCTCCCGCCGCTCGGCGTCTTCTTCCGGTACGGCTGGTGCAGC TCGGAGTTCTTCATCTCGCTGCCGCTGACGATACTCGGCTACGTCCCCGGCATCATCTACTCCGTCTACGTCATCCTGAAGACGCCGCCGGAGCTGCCGAGCATCGACGGCGAGCGGCCCTACTACATCCTCGCCTGA